One Triticum dicoccoides isolate Atlit2015 ecotype Zavitan chromosome 5B, WEW_v2.0, whole genome shotgun sequence genomic window carries:
- the LOC119309758 gene encoding X-linked retinitis pigmentosa GTPase regulator-interacting protein 1-like, protein MHDEMGRELLLCVNDANVALSHPPGGALSERTLRSTMEKFKKRFHKMAAMLSCHGAQSSDVYAPGSRAARANKRRYVQNEEDIEEEVNEEEPVDQEEPTHHDEHEYKSNNDVEAEESSEEEEHEASEEEEHTLADIVKRGRKK, encoded by the exons ATGCATGACGAAATG GGCAGAGAGTTGCTTCTGTGCGTCAACGATGCCAATGTTGCACTGAGTCATCCACCTGGTGGTGCATTATCTGAGAGGACTCTTAGGAGCACGATGGAG AAGTTCAAGAAGCGGTTCCATAAGATGGCAGCTATGCTTTCTTGCCATGGTGCTCAGTCCAGTGACGTGTATGCACCTGGTAGCCGCGCCGCCAGAGCTAATAAACGGCGTTATGTCCAGAACGAAGAGGACATAGAGGAGGAGGTCAATGAAGAGGAGCCAGTAGATCAAGAGGAGCCAACACATCATGATGAGCATGA ATATAAGTCCAACAATGATGTAGAGGCGGAGGAGTCTAGCGAAGAGGAGGAGCATGAGGCTAGCGAAGAGGAGGAGCATACACTTGCAGATATCGTGAAGAGAGGAAGGAAGAAGTGA